The DNA region aaaaatgatttatgaaaaatcgaaaatctgtatcttttgaaggaatgttttgatcggtttggtgtcttcggcatagttgtagatatggataaagactacactgaaaaaatatgatacacggtaaaaaaaatgggtgattttttaatttcactttttgtcacgaaaacttgatttgcaaaaagcacttttttatttttttatatgttttaggggacatcaaatgccaacttttcagatgtttccagaatgggcaaaaaatctttgacctagttatgaatttttatcaatactgatttttttcaaaaaaatcgaaatattggtggcaAACATTTTTGAGCTTCATTTTccgttgaaaaattaaattttcaatcaaaaagtacttaagtgaaatttgtataaagtgcacagttttcaagttataaccatttttaaggtaacttatttgaaaatagtagcagttagggtggttcacgttaaggatgattttcaaaaactgacttttcaggaatatatttgagatttttttgtcttctagaaagttgttggactTGTAAATTTAAGCAACTTTGTTcaagacaccaacattttatctggtagtctacgccttctatgaccaaatttagagaaagcatctgagcaaaccttcaataacagtttattgaacgtagcaattcagaGTTTTAGGTAATGTTCGGGGCAgttttaaaagttctaaaaaatatatatatgtaTAGTTTAAAGTCaattggacttaagggtcaaaagttacatacGTAGAAGTATAACATAAacccacggcgtgttttctagaacaaccttatcaggaaaaaaatagtcatcgctactttcaaatgtgtcttacaggaaattttctcagctttccactgcttctaagagcgaaatgtttcatcgagaaatttctgagatatcttaatttaagttttttattttaaaatccttcatcattcattgaaaacttttgaaaaccaGTTCAGAAAATTAgtcaaattatgtgttttatgtgtcatttgatcatcaaaatgtgcaaaataagacaagaaacaattttgtagaaggttgcaaatcaccaaacattttgaaaattatactttAGCTGAGTTTTGAATTTGTTGGATTTATTCagtaattaaaatcataaaaccgtatttcaatgaaaattttactagaattaataaattattacatattttttgtcgaaatatatcacgtgtctgctctgatttGGCTGATACAACCAATTTTTTTGCAGGTGTGAGATTGTTAAGGGTATTATTGCATTTGtatgaataaatatgatatttcCATAAACAAACAGGAACCAGGAACAAAgatacaaaacatgatttaaaatcgaaaatgtactacaaattactgttgcatgcttcaaaagtcatattttaatgggtataaagaaaatatatttttttaatgttttactgttgaaaatgcttttgaaagtaGCAATAAAATTCGTGTGTTTCAACTGATAATGCTGAAAACACAttcacgaacattttttttggttgaacaaaaataaaatattaatttcaacaaaaaatcaaacagaatcCTCCATTACAATATATTTCAACAAAACTCAAGTTACTtgtaaaacgttttaaaaacagATAAGACTGTGATTACATTGCTGATTACTGGAtcatttcatacataaaaactaaaaaataaactttcctACTCATGAAAACTATTTCCCCTGAAATTCTACACAGTAATTtgcaactggttaatgtttggttaaggaaatatgaggtttattcataaaaatctaattaCCCTTAACAAACTCAAtccaagctaaatcagagcagacggctgatatttttacatcaaaattatgtaataatctattaattCTAGTAAACATATATTTTAACACGGTTTTCTGATTTTAATTTCGGAATGAATCCGGCATATTCAAAAACTCGGTTAAaacttatatattttttttaatgtttagcgatttgcaaccttttacaaagttgtttcttgtcttattttgcacattttgatgatcaAATGAtacataaaacacatcatttgacaagtttcctgaactgttaaaaaaaagtttcctataaatgatgaaggattttagaacaaaaaacttaaaataaagatatctcagaaaaaaaattcgatgaaacatttcgctcttagaagcattggaaagctgagaaaatttcctataaaacacatttgaaagtagcgatgactattttttctccttaaggttgctcAGTAAATACGCCGtgaaaccgatttttttttgaatttccgaacaaaataaaaaaaatttatgagtTTTTCGTAAAGTATACGTCAATCTAaacaaatacacaaaaaacaaattagaatcgaccaaaaatgacatgggacaattatgcgcaGAACGGCAGTGGCTGTAAAACGATCCGCTCCAGTGGGGTGGAAAATTCTCATTATTTGTGAAGGcacctttttgcctttcttaccaaAAAAAAGGTATAggatttgcttttggctccgactcaaGATCAAGCTTCGTTATCCAATCATTtatcgagaaatattcattcgaaaaatctgcaaacaaTTATAGaccatcgattttcgacgcccgatcgattgacaatgacagtcCTTTtctaatatccgaattttggggaacatttttttaactaaatttcacaattgtttgcAAAGATTGATTGAGAATCAatctaaataataaaattatttgcGATACACCTCGGCGATCAAGAAATGATATTGACTCAACAGGTGCTTATTGGCGCAAGCTTGCCTGCAGTGGACACGTGAGCAAATCACAGtcgattaaaaatcacaaagattaataTAAAAAGAAATACTCAAGTgaaaaataatacaataataatcAATCAGTTCAAAAAGACAACTAATAATGAAGCTCGTCTGGCCAACACTGCTCGCCCTGTTTCTTCTCATCGGAATCCTGGCCAACGCCGAATCCACGGAGGAGACCCTTCCCTTAACAGAATCCGAACCGTCTTCAGCTGCCACAGAAGACGACCAACCAGAAAAGCCAACCGAAAATTCCGAACCGTCGTCACCATCGGCGGAAGATGACGACCAACCAAAAGAACCTACCAAAGACGGGGAGTCCTCTGAgcctgacgacgacgacgactccgaAGCGTCAAGCGAGAAGCCATCGAAAAAGGGCGGAAAAGGGCCAGGTGCCGGGAAGGGACCGTCCCAGAAGGGGAGCTATGCCGCGACTTACCaggaaattgttaaaattcttgACTCGGTCGACTTTAAATCGATCGAAGATTTGCA from Culex quinquefasciatus strain JHB chromosome 3, VPISU_Cqui_1.0_pri_paternal, whole genome shotgun sequence includes:
- the LOC6033085 gene encoding 30 kDa salivary gland allergen Aed a 3; the encoded protein is MKLVWPTLLALFLLIGILANAESTEETLPLTESEPSSAATEDDQPEKPTENSEPSSPSAEDDDQPKEPTKDGESSEPDDDDDSEASSEKPSKKGGKGPGAGKGPSQKGSYAATYQEIVKILDSVDFKSIEDLHLQRMLENAFQARVRNPVLEQTGQIADFGAIESCFGKLTGEVKKLINAAEKQFKTCKTGGGNSSGCTDQQENAFADGIINLATTLQGCISSKRKN